The sequence GGCGTTCGCGGACGATCTGGGTGGGGCTCATCCCGAGCGTCTGGTGCCACAGCCGGACCTGCTTGTCACCGACGCGCCAGCCCGTCCACTCCAACGAGCGCAGTGTCGAGGCGAAGCGGATCTCGAGCTGCTGGCGGTCGACGTAGGTCACGAACGGCTGCCCGGTCGACCCGCTGGTCGCGATCTTGTGCATCTCGCGCTTGCGGTGGGTGTCGGCGAACATGTCCATGTAGAGGTTCGCGCCGACATCGGCCTTGCTCAGCATGGGCAGCTTTGTCAGGTCCTCCGGCGTCGATATGTCGCGGGGGTGCAGGCCGTGCTCGCCCATCACGCGCCGGTAGTAGGGGACGTGCGCGTAGGCGTGCCAGATCAGGCGCTGCAGTCGCCAGGACTGCAGCTCGTGCAGTTCGTCCCGGTCGAACCACTGGGTGCGGTGCAGGGTCTCGTAGATGGACTTGGTCTGAGACCGGATGAGCCAAGCGTGCATCGGCATGGATGCGAAGTAGGTGTCCAGCAGGATCTTGCGGGCGCCCCGGTAGCCGTGCGCCGGGGGTTCGCTGCGCGGCGCGGTCACGTGCATCGCTTCTACCGGGTGACGCCGGCCCCGGCCGAACTCGCCGAGGCCGCGGACCACGTCGGTCAGCACGTCGGCGTACACCTTGACCGGAGGGGTGGCGTCGAGGAACGACGTTCCGACGCGGCGGGGTTGGAACAGGGTCTCGGTCTCCGCCACGGCGTAACCCTTGGCGCGGGCGGCGACCCGGACGAAGGTCTGGGGGTAGTTGTAGTGGTGCTTGAAGTCCAAGATGTCGGCCAGGATCGACCTGGGCGCCATCACGAAACCGCTCTTGTTGTCGCGCGCGCGGTCGCCGAACATCGTATTGAGGACCAGGTTGAGCCCACGCGAGGAGACGAACCGGGCATCGCGATCCCACTCGATGGAGGATCTGAACCCTTGGACCACGTGCACGTTCTTGGTGTGTAGCTCGTCCCACAGTCGGGTTATCGCCTCGGGCGGGTTCTGCAGGTCTGCGTCGATCAGGCACACCACGTTGCCGGTCGCGGCCGCAACACCGGTGCGCCACGCCGCGAACATGCCCCCGTTGATCGGCTGGGCAATGCCACGCACCTGAGCAGGATGGTCGGCCTCGGCCTCCTTGATCGCAGCCCAGGTGCCGTCGGTGGAACCGTCGTCGACCAGGATCAGCTCGAACGCGATGCCGGCTGCGTCAAGCGCGTCGCGTGTCCGTCGAGCAAGCTCGGCGACGTTGCCTTCCTCGTTGTAGCACGGAGCGACCACCGTGAGGTCGATCGCAGTACGAGCAAGATCAGATGGGTTCACGGGACCAGACTTTCCCACGTCTTTGCCAGACCCGTGGGGAGGTTGGTGGTCACGGCCCACCCGAAGATGTCGTGGCAGCGGCTCGGATCGCCCACTCGCGCTGTGCCTGCGGTCCAGTCTGCCGGCAGCTCCTCAAAGTCGAGTCCCGTGCCGGCTACCTCCTGCATGGTCGTGGTGAGCGCGTTGATGGTTCGGGGGACGCCCGACGCGACGTTGACGATCTGTCCGGTGGCCTCGGCGCACGCGAGCCGCCACAGAGCTTCGACGGCGTCGTCGACGAAGACGTAGTCAAGCGACTGCTCGCCGTCACCGCAGATCGTGGGCGCCAAGCCAGCAGCCATGCGCTCGAAGTTGGTGACGATGACCGACTTGTAGCCGCCGTCTGCGTGCTGGCCCGGACCATAGATGAAGAAGAGCCGGGCACAGTTCCACGCGAGGCCGTGCTCGAGACCGACGGTGCGCAGCACGTGCTCACCCATCAGCTTGGACGCGCCATACAGCGTGCGGGGAAGCGGGACGTCGCTCTCGGTCATGACCTCAGGACCCAAAGCGCCGTAGGCGTAGAGGCTCGAGGTGAAGACGACCCGCTGAACCCTGGCGCGTGCGGCTGCGCCGGCCAACCGCCAGGTGGCGTTGACATTCGTGGCGAGCAGCTGCTCGGCCGACACACCGGGCGTGCGGTACTTGCGCGCCGCCAAGTGGAACACCAGATCGCACCCGTCGAGGAGGCCGTCCCAGTCCGAGTCGGACAAGTCCGCGATGTCACGCTCGACCAGCGTGCAACTCGACGGCAGCTCGGCAAGGCGGCCAGTGAACCCCGCGTCCACGACGACGACCTCGTGGCCCATGTCAGTCAGGTATCGCACCAGACGACGCCCGATGAACCCTGCCCCCCCGGTGACAAGGGTTTGCATACCAGCCTCCTTCTACCGGTCGCGTACGCTAGCACCGCTCTGCGGCCCGTGCCGCTCGTCCTCCGCCCACAAAGGACTCCGATGCGCGTCATGGTCACCGGAGCAGCCGGTTTCATCGGCAGCCACGTCACCGAACGTCTCGTCAGCCAGGGCCACACCGTGCTCGCGGTCGACTGCTTCTTGGATGAGTCATACTCCTCCGCCGCCAAGCGCAACACCTGGCAACAGATCATGGCCCTGCCCGGAGTGCACGGCCTCGAGCTCGACCTGCGCAACGAGCTACCGCCAGGTCTGCTCGAGGAGATCGACGTGGTCATCAACGAGGCCGCAATGCCTGGACTGATGCGCAGCTGGAGCGACTTCGCCCTCTACTCGACCTGCAACGTGCACGTGGTCGAACAGCTGGCCCGGGCCTGCACGCAGGCCGACGTCCACCTCGTCCAGGTGTCCACCTCTTCCGTCTACGGTCGGGATGCGGTGGGTGACGAGTCCACCCCGACCGCGCCCAACTCCCCCTACGGCGTGACGAAGCTGGCCGCTGAGGAACTGCTGCGCGCCTACAGGCGCAGCCGTGGCCTCGACTTCACGATCCTGCGCTACTTCTCCGTCTATGGTCCCCGGCAGCGTCCCGACATGGCCTACCGCCTGCTCATCGACGCTGTCGCCGAGGGCCGCGAGCTGGAGATCTTCGGTGACGGACTGCAGACCCGGACCAACACCTACGTCGGCGACTGCGCCGAGGCCACCGTCTCGGCTGCGCAGCGCCGCCCCGCCGGTGAGACCATCAACATTGCCGGACCCGAGCGGGCGACCCTGCTGGACGCGGTTCGCCACATCGAGGAACACGTGGGCCGGCCGGCCATGCTCGTCCACCGGGACCCGCGGCCCGGGGACCAGCGCCACACAGGTGGCGTGACCGGCAAGGCGGAGCGCTTGCTGGACTGGCGTCCGAAGATGAGCCTGCGCTTGGGTCTGGGGGAGCAGGTCGCTTGGCAGGCGGCGATGCGCTAGGTCGAAAGGAACAGCTGCTTCAGTCGCAGTCGGCACTCACTGCCGGCCGGTCGAGGCCGCGCCGCAGGTAGACCCGGTAGGACTCGCAGGCGATCGCCACCAGCTCGTAGTCGGTGAGCAGCTCCTCGCGGATCTCGGCGGTGCCGGTCTCCGACCACGTGTCGAGCCGCTGGAACTGCACGAACCACGCGGGCGCCTGTGGCCCGGTCAGCACCCGTTGGAGCTCGTCGAGCCGCGGGTCGAGGGTGCGCATGGGCAGCGACCACAGGTGCGGGTATGGCGACGGCAGGCCGCTGGCCCACTGGATGTCCGGGCGGCCGCCATACACGACGAGCGTGTCCTCGGGGTCGGCAGCGGCGGCGATCGCGCGGCCGGCCGCCACCTCCTGGGGGGTTGCGTCGGCATAGGTGTCGAACCACCACATAAGCGACTCCGCGCTCCTGACCACCAGGAACGCGATGAGCGCCCAGGTGGCCAGGCTGGGCAGCCGCTCCGGCAGCGCGGTGACCAGCAGACCGACGGCGAGGGTGAGCCCGGGTGCGAGCGCCAGGAGATAGGGCATCCAGAAGCTGCCGCTGAGCACCACCCCGGCCGCGTCGACGGCGAGGAGCGCGGCGACGGCGAGCGCAGGCGCCGCGCAACGCCGCAGCAGCCACGGCAGCGCCACCACGAACCACACCGCGAGCGCAGCCATGCCGCTCCCGCGGACGACGTCTCGCATCTCCTCGGCCCGGACGTCGAGCGCGTCGTTGGGCTGCGCCGCGATGACGGCAGCAGCGTCGCCGCGGAAGCCGACCACGGCGTGCCACAGCGTCGCGAGGTCGACGCCGGCCACCAGGGCCCAGCCGACGGTGGCGACGACCGGGAGCGACGCCCCGAGCGTGGCCGCTGCAGCCAGACGGATGGCGGAGCGCGCCGGGACGCGCGCCGGACCGACCAGCGTGGACCCGACGAGCAGCACGCCGCCGAAGACCAGCCCCCCGACCAGGCTCTGCTTCATGCCGACGGCCAGCACGGCCACGACACCCGCCGCGACCGCACGCCTGACTGAGCGCTCCTGCAGGGCGGCGAGGGACAGCCAGCAGGCCGCCATCACCAGCGGGATCCCGAGGTGCTCCCCCTTGGCCGAGACCGGGTCGATCTCGGCGTGGCTCACCAGGGCGGCAGCGGCGACAGCGGTCCACGCGGCCGCGGCACCGACCCGGGTCGAGCCGGCCTGCACGGCCAGGCGACGAGCGGTCAGGGCAGCCAGCAGCACGAAGGCGCCCAGCCCGAGCGCCGCGACCACCCGGAGGGCATAGGCGCCGCCGATCCGGTCGGTCAGACCGACGAGCGCGATGATCTCGGGCGCCCGGTCGACGAAGTAGGGGCCGTAGAGGCTGTCCGGTCGCGGGTCCCACGCCCGCGCCACGAGCAGGAAGCCGGCCTCGTCGGGACGGAGAGGCCACATCGCCGAGGGGAAGCGCGCCAGGACGACGGCCACCATCGCCAGCCCCACGACCACGCGTGGGACGGACAGGCGGAGGCGAGGCACCCGGTCATTGTGCCGCCTGGGGCATCAAGGGTTTTCGCGGACGAAATATGGCTGATCCGTCTCCGCAACCTCGGTGGCCGAGGGTGGACGCATGTTGTGGCGAGTGAGGACGACCCTGCCGGACCGACCGGGCGCCCTGGCGGTGCTGGCGGACGAGTGCGGGAGGTCGGGGGTCAACATCCTGGCGATGCAGGTGTTCCCCGGCGTCGAGTCCGTCACCGACGACCTGGTCCTCGAGGTGCCCTCCGACTGGCGCACGGACGACGTGGCCGCCCTGGTCGAGCGGGCCGGCGCTCGATCGGTGGTCTCGCACCCGTGCACGGAGGCGGCGCTCGTCGACCAGCCGACGCGCTACGTGGAGGCGGCGCGCTCCATCCTGAGCCAGCCTGCCCGCTTCCCCGAGGTGGTTGCGGCGCTGTTCAACGCCGGGGCCGAGGAGGAGGTGGGGTCGCAGGTCGTCAGCGACTCCATGGAGATGACGGTCGGGGACGTCTCGGTGTCGATCCACCGTCGAGCGCCCTTCACGGCGACCGAGCACGCCCGCGGCATGGCGATGGCGGGACTCGTCAGCGACGTGCTGCGGCGCAGCAGCCCGACGACCCCGTCGGGGGCGTCCGGTCGACGGCTGGGCGCGGGCGCCATACCGGACTATGCCGCCACGAGTCACGGGGTCGTGGCGACGGTGGAGGGCGCCACCGTGGGTCGGGCCGTGCTCGCCGAGCACGTGAGTCCTGGGCGGCGCCGGCTGGCCCTCGAGGTGGACCCGGGGTGGCGTCGCCGCGGCATCGGCTCGCGCCTGCTGCTGGAAGCGGCGCGGGCCGCACTGGGCCTGGGCGACGACGAGCTGGTGCTCGAGACCGGCGCGGACAACCTGGCCGTGCTCCCGATGGTCCTCGGTTCCGGGCTGCGGGGTCGGATCCGCATGTCCGGGGACGTGCTGAGCGTCCGCGTTCCACTGAGAGACCTGAAGCCCGCTCGCCACTGATCGGGCACTAGACTCCTGGGGGTGGAGATCCCCGAGAAGTTCGCCGCCCTGGGCCTGACCTACGACGACGTGCTCCTGCTGCCGGGGGAGTCCGACCTGGCGCCCGCCGACATCGACACGACGTCGCGCCTGACCCGCGGCATCTCGCTCAGGGTTCCCCTGATCAGCGCCGCGATGGACACCGTCACCGAGTCACGCATGGCCATCGCGATGGCCCGTGAGGGTGGCATCGGGGTGCTGCACCGCAACCTCTCGATCGCCGACCAGGCCTACCAGGTCGACCTGGTCAAGCGGACCCAGACCGGCATCATCTCCAACCCCGTCACCATCGGTCCCGACGCGACGCTGGAGGAGCTCGACCGCATCTGCGGAGAGTTCCGCGTCTCCGGTCTCCCCGTCGTCGATGTCGACAACCGCCTGCTCGGCATCATCACCAACCGCGACCTGCGCTTCACCCCTGTCGCTGAGTGGGCCACCACCAAGGTCAACGAGGTGATGACCGCCGAGGGCCTGATCACCGGACACGTCGGTATCAGCCGCGAGGACGCCACCGCCCTGCTGCGTGCGCACAAGCGCGAGCGACTGCCACTGATCGACCGCGACGGTCGCCTCGGCGGACTGATCACGGTCAAGGACTTCGTCAAGGGCGAGCAGTTCCCCCACGCGTCCTACGACGCAGACGGACGGCTGCTGGTCGGTGCCGCGATCGGCTACTTCGGCGACGCCTGGGAGCGTGCCACGACGCTGGTCGAGGCCGGGGTCGACGTGCTGGTCGCCGACACCGCCCACGGTCACGTCCACCTCCTCCTCGACATGGTCCGGCGACTCAAGTCGGACCCGGCGACCCGCCACGTGCAGGTCATCGGCGGCAACGTGGCGACGCGCGCGGGCGCCCAGGCCTTCGTCGACGCCGGCGCCGACGCGGTCAAGGTGGGGGTCGGGCCCGGGTCGATCTGCACGACGCGCGTGGTCACCGGGGTCGGGGTGCCCCAGGTCACCGCGATCTATGAAGCCTCCCTGGCGTGCAAGCCGGCCGGCGTGCCGGTGATCGCCGACGGCGGGATGAAGCACTCCGGTGAGATCGCCAAGGCGCTGGTCGCCGGCGCCGACTCGGTGATGCTGGGCTCGCTGCTGGCCGGCTGCGAGGAGTCGCC comes from Nocardioides piscis and encodes:
- a CDS encoding glycosyltransferase, whose protein sequence is MNPSDLARTAIDLTVVAPCYNEEGNVAELARRTRDALDAAGIAFELILVDDGSTDGTWAAIKEAEADHPAQVRGIAQPINGGMFAAWRTGVAAATGNVVCLIDADLQNPPEAITRLWDELHTKNVHVVQGFRSSIEWDRDARFVSSRGLNLVLNTMFGDRARDNKSGFVMAPRSILADILDFKHHYNYPQTFVRVAARAKGYAVAETETLFQPRRVGTSFLDATPPVKVYADVLTDVVRGLGEFGRGRRHPVEAMHVTAPRSEPPAHGYRGARKILLDTYFASMPMHAWLIRSQTKSIYETLHRTQWFDRDELHELQSWRLQRLIWHAYAHVPYYRRVMGEHGLHPRDISTPEDLTKLPMLSKADVGANLYMDMFADTHRKREMHKIATSGSTGQPFVTYVDRQQLEIRFASTLRSLEWTGWRVGDKQVRLWHQTLGMSPTQIVRERLDATMLRRTFIPAFELTDGGLDSLARRLEEIKPVLIDGYAESLNFLALYLQRGGRLNFQPRAVLSSAQMLTSDTRRQIEDGLGAKVFDKYGAREFSGIAYQCDQGDDHHILDESYIVEILKEGRPALPGELGEVVITDLNNFSVPLIRYRIGDLAVAADNSQACECGRGLSRLGQIQGRTQALVHCANGRWLPGTFFAHFFKEYDHLVQFFQVVQHEHGTFALKIVQGRHWTTPAWDDLLTDLRTYVGDSQIDVHFVDEVPLLATGKRTPVVSTVRPDFQTL
- a CDS encoding NAD-dependent epimerase/dehydratase family protein — its product is MQTLVTGGAGFIGRRLVRYLTDMGHEVVVVDAGFTGRLAELPSSCTLVERDIADLSDSDWDGLLDGCDLVFHLAARKYRTPGVSAEQLLATNVNATWRLAGAAARARVQRVVFTSSLYAYGALGPEVMTESDVPLPRTLYGASKLMGEHVLRTVGLEHGLAWNCARLFFIYGPGQHADGGYKSVIVTNFERMAAGLAPTICGDGEQSLDYVFVDDAVEALWRLACAEATGQIVNVASGVPRTINALTTTMQEVAGTGLDFEELPADWTAGTARVGDPSRCHDIFGWAVTTNLPTGLAKTWESLVP
- a CDS encoding NAD-dependent epimerase/dehydratase family protein, which produces MRVMVTGAAGFIGSHVTERLVSQGHTVLAVDCFLDESYSSAAKRNTWQQIMALPGVHGLELDLRNELPPGLLEEIDVVINEAAMPGLMRSWSDFALYSTCNVHVVEQLARACTQADVHLVQVSTSSVYGRDAVGDESTPTAPNSPYGVTKLAAEELLRAYRRSRGLDFTILRYFSVYGPRQRPDMAYRLLIDAVAEGRELEIFGDGLQTRTNTYVGDCAEATVSAAQRRPAGETINIAGPERATLLDAVRHIEEHVGRPAMLVHRDPRPGDQRHTGGVTGKAERLLDWRPKMSLRLGLGEQVAWQAAMR
- a CDS encoding GNAT family N-acetyltransferase, with the protein product MLWRVRTTLPDRPGALAVLADECGRSGVNILAMQVFPGVESVTDDLVLEVPSDWRTDDVAALVERAGARSVVSHPCTEAALVDQPTRYVEAARSILSQPARFPEVVAALFNAGAEEEVGSQVVSDSMEMTVGDVSVSIHRRAPFTATEHARGMAMAGLVSDVLRRSSPTTPSGASGRRLGAGAIPDYAATSHGVVATVEGATVGRAVLAEHVSPGRRRLALEVDPGWRRRGIGSRLLLEAARAALGLGDDELVLETGADNLAVLPMVLGSGLRGRIRMSGDVLSVRVPLRDLKPARH
- the guaB gene encoding IMP dehydrogenase, which translates into the protein MEIPEKFAALGLTYDDVLLLPGESDLAPADIDTTSRLTRGISLRVPLISAAMDTVTESRMAIAMAREGGIGVLHRNLSIADQAYQVDLVKRTQTGIISNPVTIGPDATLEELDRICGEFRVSGLPVVDVDNRLLGIITNRDLRFTPVAEWATTKVNEVMTAEGLITGHVGISREDATALLRAHKRERLPLIDRDGRLGGLITVKDFVKGEQFPHASYDADGRLLVGAAIGYFGDAWERATTLVEAGVDVLVADTAHGHVHLLLDMVRRLKSDPATRHVQVIGGNVATRAGAQAFVDAGADAVKVGVGPGSICTTRVVTGVGVPQVTAIYEASLACKPAGVPVIADGGMKHSGEIAKALVAGADSVMLGSLLAGCEESPGELVFVNGKQFKSYRGMGSLGAMSSRGKKSYSKDRYFQAEVTSDDKIVPEGIEGQVAYRGPLGAVAHQLIGGLNQSMFYTGARTVPELQERGRFVRITSASLKESHPHGVQMTVEAPNYSGS